A window of the Gemmatirosa kalamazoonensis genome harbors these coding sequences:
- a CDS encoding DUF2306 domain-containing protein: MAYRAGLWGLTTAWVGATAIAFTSIRRGNIAQHREWMVRSYVLTVAFVAFRVTHRVVVAAGIGTPDDQVAIAAWGAGRSRCC; encoded by the coding sequence ATGGCGTATCGCGCCGGGCTCTGGGGACTGACCACCGCGTGGGTCGGTGCCACCGCGATCGCGTTCACCTCCATCCGGCGCGGCAACATCGCGCAGCACCGCGAGTGGATGGTGCGCAGCTACGTGCTCACGGTCGCGTTCGTCGCGTTCCGGGTGACACACCGCGTCGTGGTCGCGGCCGGGATCGGCACCCCCGACGACCAGGTCGCCATCGCCGCCTGGGGTGCTGGGCGATCCCGCTGCTGCTGA
- a CDS encoding peptide ABC transporter substrate-binding protein, with protein MSAISTPTGPGGAERRRSPRRRVRRRLPLCLAFLACAACSGKSDRHGATGETGGTVIIATGAEPKTLLPPLAANTVEQQIVSQIFDRLAEIGDSLNTVGDVAFRPRLARKWTWAPDSLSIAFALDPSAKWHDGKPVRAADVKFSFDLAVDPATGSPTAPLLANIDSVSTPDSVTAVFWYKRRTPQQFFDATYQLWIIPQHLLRAVPHNRLAASPFGRKPVGSGRFRFEEWTPGQRVEIVADEDNYRGRANLDRVVWTVAPDFGAATISLINGQADFFEAMSPSYIGQLARNRSLRIVPYPGLTYGFLGFNLRAADGSPRPHPIFGDRETRRALSMAVDRVRIVQSVFDSLAYVAYGPNVRALFPDWAKLRQIPYNPGQARALLDSLGWRDANGDGVRERGGVKLSFSLLVPTSSGPRLRMAVLLQEQLRTSGVEVKIEQLELNTFLDRQRQHLFDAAMGAWQMDPNRATIQQMWGSQGAMPNGSNFSAYESPTFDAQVDSALSTYDPARSRTYWAHAYQTILDDAPAVWLFEPRLVAGAHRRIKLTGIRADGWWVGLADWSIPSRDRIGRDRIGLR; from the coding sequence GTGAGCGCTATCTCGACCCCGACTGGACCTGGCGGCGCTGAGCGCCGGCGCTCGCCGCGCCGCCGCGTCCGGCGCCGCCTGCCGCTCTGCCTCGCGTTCCTCGCCTGCGCCGCCTGCTCCGGCAAGTCGGACCGGCACGGCGCGACCGGCGAGACCGGCGGAACGGTCATCATCGCCACCGGCGCCGAGCCGAAGACGCTGCTGCCGCCGCTCGCCGCGAACACGGTGGAGCAGCAGATCGTCTCGCAGATCTTCGACCGGCTGGCGGAGATCGGCGACTCGCTGAACACGGTGGGCGACGTCGCCTTCCGGCCGCGGCTCGCGCGCAAGTGGACGTGGGCGCCGGATTCGCTGTCGATCGCGTTCGCGCTCGACCCGAGCGCGAAGTGGCACGACGGCAAGCCGGTGCGCGCCGCCGACGTGAAGTTCTCGTTCGACCTCGCCGTCGATCCGGCCACCGGCTCGCCGACCGCGCCGCTGCTCGCGAACATCGACTCGGTCTCGACGCCGGACTCGGTGACGGCGGTGTTCTGGTACAAGCGCCGCACGCCGCAGCAGTTCTTCGACGCGACGTACCAGCTGTGGATCATCCCGCAGCACCTGCTGCGCGCGGTGCCGCACAATCGCCTCGCCGCGTCGCCGTTCGGGCGCAAACCAGTCGGCAGCGGGCGGTTCCGCTTCGAGGAGTGGACGCCGGGCCAGCGCGTCGAGATCGTCGCCGACGAGGACAACTACCGCGGCCGCGCGAACCTCGACCGCGTGGTGTGGACCGTGGCGCCCGATTTCGGCGCGGCGACGATCAGCCTGATCAACGGGCAGGCCGACTTCTTCGAGGCGATGAGCCCGAGCTACATCGGCCAGCTCGCGCGCAACCGGTCGCTGCGCATCGTTCCCTACCCCGGCCTCACGTACGGCTTCCTCGGCTTCAACCTGCGCGCCGCCGACGGGTCGCCGCGCCCGCACCCCATCTTCGGCGACCGCGAGACGCGCCGCGCGCTCTCCATGGCGGTGGATCGCGTGCGCATCGTGCAGAGCGTGTTCGACTCGCTCGCCTACGTCGCGTATGGCCCGAACGTGCGCGCGCTGTTCCCCGACTGGGCGAAGCTGCGGCAGATCCCGTACAACCCGGGACAGGCGCGGGCGCTGCTCGACTCGCTCGGCTGGCGCGACGCGAACGGCGACGGCGTGCGCGAGCGCGGCGGCGTGAAGCTCTCGTTCTCGCTGCTCGTGCCGACGTCGAGCGGGCCGCGGCTGCGCATGGCGGTGCTGCTGCAGGAACAGCTCCGCACGTCGGGCGTGGAGGTGAAGATCGAGCAGCTCGAGCTGAACACGTTCCTCGACCGGCAACGTCAGCATCTGTTCGACGCGGCGATGGGCGCCTGGCAGATGGACCCCAACCGCGCGACGATCCAGCAGATGTGGGGCTCGCAGGGCGCGATGCCTAACGGCTCGAACTTCAGCGCGTACGAGAGCCCGACGTTCGACGCACAGGTGGACAGCGCACTGTCGACGTACGACCCGGCGCGCTCGCGCACGTACTGGGCGCACGCCTACCAGACGATCCTCGACGACGCGCCGGCGGTGTGGCTGTTCGAGCCGCGGCTCGTCGCCGGCGCGCACCGCCGCATCAAGCTGACCGGCATCCGCGCCGACGGCTGGTGGGTGGGGCTCGCCGACTGGTCGATCCCGTCGCGCGACCGCATCGGGCGCGACCGGATCGGCCTGCGCTGA
- a CDS encoding DUF3108 domain-containing protein produces the protein MTGRLLSSLVAFGVAVGSHGPSTPPARAPQALQPATADAAQPRAADRAPVPWGVGEELIYDVRFGPLKVGDGSMQVASLEDVRGHETYRTIFHVRGGTIVYSVNDVFQSWIDTRTLYSLRFVKDQEEGRKFRNTRIELFPERQVFLENDDKDEQKSVPNPLDDGSFLYFVRTLPLRPGDVYELNRYFRPDRNPVRIRVLRRDTISVPAGKFPTIVVQPTIKTKGIFSEGGHAEVWISDDADRVVVQMKSSLSFGSLNLYLRAKKLGTK, from the coding sequence GTGACGGGACGCCTGCTCTCCTCGTTGGTCGCGTTCGGCGTCGCGGTTGGCTCGCACGGGCCGTCCACGCCTCCCGCGCGCGCGCCGCAGGCGCTGCAGCCCGCGACCGCCGACGCCGCACAGCCGCGTGCCGCGGATCGCGCGCCGGTGCCGTGGGGCGTCGGTGAGGAGCTGATCTACGACGTGCGCTTCGGGCCCCTCAAGGTCGGCGACGGGTCGATGCAGGTCGCCTCGCTCGAGGACGTGCGCGGGCACGAGACCTACCGCACCATCTTCCACGTCCGCGGCGGCACCATCGTGTACAGCGTGAACGACGTGTTCCAGAGCTGGATCGACACGCGCACGCTGTACTCCCTGCGCTTCGTGAAGGACCAGGAGGAGGGGCGCAAGTTCCGCAACACGCGCATCGAGCTGTTTCCCGAGCGCCAGGTCTTCCTCGAGAACGACGACAAGGACGAGCAGAAGTCGGTGCCCAACCCGCTCGACGACGGCTCGTTCCTGTACTTCGTGCGCACGCTCCCGCTGCGTCCCGGCGACGTGTACGAGCTGAATCGCTACTTCCGCCCCGACCGCAACCCGGTGCGCATCCGCGTGCTGCGCCGCGACACGATCTCGGTGCCGGCCGGCAAGTTCCCCACGATCGTCGTACAGCCCACGATCAAGACGAAGGGGATCTTCTCCGAGGGCGGGCACGCCGAGGTGTGGATCTCCGACGACGCGGACCGCGTCGTGGTGCAGATGAAATCGTCGCTCTCCTTCGGCTCGCTGAACCTGTACCTGCGAGCGAAGAAGTTAGGCACCAAGTAG
- a CDS encoding ABC transporter permease, with protein MLGFVVRRLLQGVLVVFLAATAAFLLLHLAPGDPIAATLDASNVPESVRAYWRGVYGLDRPLLEQYWRWIAAAARGDLGWSYSRGVPVTRALADALPNTLLLVGTALVAGFVVGIGAGVLQASMRVRGSRGGRAVDRALGALTVFFFSLPEFWLAIALLVLFTFLLPVLPSSSAYDPVLYEYMSPIERLVDRAQHLVLPALTLALGALAVVARHQRAALLEVAREDYLRTARAKGMNERAVLLRHALRNALIPVITLLGLAVPALVGGVVFVEKVFGWPGMGLVAINAVAQRDYPLVTGAVVVGSVAVTVGALLSELLHALVDPRLRAIGGETRGRAA; from the coding sequence ATGCTCGGCTTCGTCGTTCGCCGGCTGCTGCAGGGCGTGCTCGTCGTGTTCCTCGCCGCCACCGCCGCGTTCCTGCTGCTGCACCTCGCGCCCGGCGATCCGATCGCCGCGACGCTCGACGCGTCGAACGTGCCGGAGAGCGTGCGCGCGTACTGGCGCGGCGTCTACGGTCTCGATCGCCCGCTCCTCGAGCAGTACTGGCGGTGGATCGCCGCGGCGGCGCGCGGAGACCTCGGGTGGTCGTATTCGCGCGGGGTGCCCGTGACGCGGGCGCTGGCCGACGCGCTGCCCAACACGCTGCTGCTCGTCGGCACCGCGCTCGTCGCCGGCTTCGTCGTCGGCATCGGCGCCGGCGTGCTGCAGGCGTCGATGCGCGTGCGCGGCTCCCGCGGCGGCCGCGCCGTCGACCGCGCGCTCGGCGCGCTGACGGTGTTCTTCTTCTCGCTGCCGGAGTTCTGGCTGGCGATCGCGCTGCTCGTGCTGTTCACGTTCCTGCTGCCGGTGCTGCCGTCGTCGAGCGCGTACGACCCGGTGCTGTACGAGTACATGAGCCCCATCGAGCGCCTCGTCGATCGCGCGCAGCACCTCGTGCTGCCGGCGCTCACGCTCGCGCTGGGCGCGCTCGCCGTCGTCGCGCGACACCAGCGCGCCGCGCTCCTCGAGGTGGCGCGCGAGGACTACCTGCGCACGGCGCGCGCGAAGGGAATGAACGAGCGCGCGGTGCTGCTGCGCCACGCGCTGCGCAACGCGCTCATCCCGGTCATCACGCTGCTCGGCCTCGCGGTGCCCGCGCTCGTCGGCGGCGTGGTGTTCGTCGAGAAGGTGTTCGGCTGGCCGGGCATGGGACTCGTCGCCATCAACGCGGTCGCGCAGCGCGACTATCCACTCGTCACCGGCGCGGTGGTCGTCGGCAGCGTGGCGGTCACCGTCGGCGCGCTGCTCAGCGAGCTGCTGCACGCGCTCGTCGATCCGCGGCTGCGCGCGATCGGCGGCGAGACGCGAGGGCGCGCCGCGTGA
- a CDS encoding ABC transporter ATP-binding protein: MTATSGTPELLLRVATPGRPLLEVRDLSKHFPIRKSFLGRGGGAVRAVESVSFDVMPGETLGVVGESGCGKTTTGRCILRLIEPTGGTVKFDGVDVLGLGARELRRMRRQMQIIFQDPFSSLNPRMTIGATVREGLTIHGLAEGAAADRRVRELLDEVGLRPEYASRYPHEFSGGQRQRVGIARALAVEPKLIVCDEPVSALDVSVQAQVINLLRDLQRQRGLSYLFIAHDLSVVEHMADRVAVMYLGRIVELAPSERLYTEPLMPYTQALLSAIPIARPGGRRQRIVLAGDPPSPANPPSGCVFHPRCFHPAKDAACQKIVPPLEEKAPGHWAACIKQPPTTVDWAQQQTAGGTHPPARYLPVVETT, encoded by the coding sequence ATGACCGCGACGTCCGGGACCCCCGAGCTGCTCCTACGCGTCGCGACGCCTGGCCGGCCGCTGCTCGAGGTGCGCGATCTCTCGAAGCACTTCCCCATCCGCAAGAGCTTCCTCGGTCGCGGCGGCGGCGCGGTGCGCGCGGTGGAGAGCGTGTCGTTCGACGTCATGCCGGGCGAGACGCTCGGCGTCGTCGGCGAGAGTGGCTGCGGCAAGACGACGACGGGTCGCTGCATCCTGCGTCTCATCGAGCCGACCGGCGGCACCGTGAAGTTCGACGGCGTCGACGTGCTCGGGTTGGGCGCGCGCGAGCTGCGGCGCATGCGCCGGCAGATGCAGATCATCTTCCAGGATCCGTTCTCGTCGCTCAACCCGCGCATGACGATCGGCGCGACGGTGCGCGAGGGCCTAACGATCCACGGCCTCGCCGAGGGTGCCGCGGCCGACCGCCGCGTGCGCGAGCTCCTCGACGAGGTCGGCCTGCGTCCCGAGTACGCGTCGCGCTACCCGCACGAGTTCTCCGGCGGCCAGCGTCAGCGCGTCGGCATCGCGCGCGCGCTCGCCGTGGAGCCGAAGCTCATCGTGTGCGACGAGCCGGTGTCCGCGCTCGATGTGAGCGTGCAGGCGCAGGTCATCAACCTGCTGCGCGACCTGCAGCGGCAGCGCGGGCTGTCGTATCTGTTCATCGCCCACGACTTGAGCGTCGTGGAGCACATGGCCGACCGCGTCGCGGTGATGTACCTCGGCCGCATCGTGGAGCTCGCGCCGTCGGAGCGGCTGTACACCGAGCCGCTGATGCCGTACACGCAGGCGCTGCTCTCGGCCATCCCGATCGCGCGGCCCGGAGGACGGCGTCAGCGCATCGTGCTGGCGGGCGATCCACCGTCGCCGGCGAACCCGCCGTCGGGCTGCGTGTTCCACCCGCGCTGCTTCCACCCGGCGAAGGACGCGGCGTGTCAGAAGATCGTGCCGCCGCTCGAGGAGAAGGCGCCCGGCCACTGGGCGGCATGCATCAAGCAGCCTCCCACGACGGTCGACTGGGCACAACAGCAGACGGCCGGGGGTACGCACCCTCCAGCGCGCTACCTCCCGGTCGTCGAGACCACCTAG
- a CDS encoding glycosyltransferase family 2 protein translates to MLYICIPVHNEAPTIGVLLWKIRGALQDFARDYELVVYDDGSTDATAEVLEPYTRVLPLTVLAGVQRRGYGAALDALARYVAAHTRYPRRDAMIVMQGDFTDRPEHIPELVKRFEGGADVVVTERRFGESDPAPVRRLRRVAPWILRPFMRVDGVADPTSAYRLIRISVVRDALRERGDRALVNEPGAAANAELLVALAPHFRRVESVPVEPRYDVRQRVSRVRALADALSLARFGWRSRRGAAPARVGAPVPLRPPVAPEPDEAPAIRRREERELVVAEPPVDADTTRRRKRPRREGSSDAPRGDASRDSVAPRERPPRERPPRERPARERPKRPRPSDGAEPPALTTDGEADAASTATPASPAAPARKRRKSRRGSGRERAEGALAASEAPAADAAPIEAGPAPEARDPETAPSDEAAPTRSRRRRSRRKRSTGAAAAEGAETAAPVDTPADDGEDAPPRDAAPRDTDGADEGAADGGDRPARRSRRSRRGRRRGARTGGDGADGGAAGSDAPDAPASAPSAETP, encoded by the coding sequence GTGCTCTACATCTGCATCCCCGTTCACAACGAGGCGCCGACGATCGGCGTGCTGCTCTGGAAGATCCGGGGAGCGCTCCAGGACTTCGCGCGTGACTACGAGCTGGTCGTCTACGACGACGGCAGCACCGACGCGACCGCCGAGGTCCTCGAGCCGTACACCCGCGTCCTGCCGCTGACCGTGCTCGCGGGCGTGCAGCGCCGGGGCTACGGCGCCGCGCTCGACGCGCTCGCGCGCTACGTGGCCGCGCACACGCGTTACCCGCGGCGCGACGCGATGATCGTGATGCAGGGCGACTTCACCGACCGCCCGGAGCACATTCCCGAGCTGGTGAAGCGCTTCGAGGGCGGCGCCGACGTCGTCGTCACCGAGCGGCGCTTCGGGGAGTCCGACCCCGCGCCCGTGCGCCGCCTGCGGCGCGTCGCGCCGTGGATCCTGCGGCCGTTCATGCGGGTCGACGGCGTCGCCGATCCGACGAGCGCGTACCGGCTGATCCGCATCTCCGTCGTGCGCGACGCGCTGCGCGAGCGCGGAGATCGCGCCCTCGTCAACGAGCCGGGTGCCGCCGCGAACGCCGAGCTGCTCGTCGCGCTCGCGCCGCACTTCCGGCGCGTCGAGAGCGTGCCCGTGGAGCCGCGCTACGACGTGCGGCAGCGCGTGAGCCGCGTGCGCGCGCTCGCCGACGCGCTGTCGCTCGCCCGCTTCGGGTGGCGGAGCCGTCGTGGCGCCGCGCCGGCGCGCGTCGGCGCACCGGTGCCGCTCCGGCCGCCCGTCGCCCCGGAGCCCGACGAGGCGCCGGCCATCCGCCGGCGCGAGGAGCGCGAGCTCGTCGTCGCCGAGCCGCCCGTGGACGCGGACACGACCCGCCGCCGCAAGCGCCCGCGACGGGAGGGAAGCTCGGACGCGCCGCGCGGCGACGCCTCTCGCGATAGCGTCGCCCCCCGCGAGCGGCCCCCCCGCGAGCGGCCCCCCCGCGAGCGCCCCGCGCGCGAGCGGCCGAAGCGTCCGCGCCCGAGCGACGGCGCCGAGCCGCCGGCTCTCACGACCGACGGCGAGGCCGACGCCGCGTCGACGGCCACGCCGGCCTCGCCGGCCGCGCCGGCCCGCAAGCGCCGCAAGTCGCGTCGCGGCTCCGGCCGCGAGCGCGCGGAGGGCGCGCTGGCCGCCTCCGAGGCGCCCGCGGCCGACGCCGCGCCGATCGAGGCCGGACCGGCACCGGAAGCCCGCGATCCCGAGACCGCGCCGAGCGACGAGGCCGCGCCGACCCGCTCGCGCCGGCGCCGATCGCGGCGCAAGCGCTCGACGGGCGCGGCCGCCGCCGAGGGCGCGGAGACCGCCGCGCCTGTCGACACGCCCGCCGACGATGGCGAGGACGCGCCGCCGCGCGACGCCGCGCCGCGCGACACCGACGGTGCCGACGAGGGCGCGGCCGACGGCGGCGATCGTCCCGCGCGCCGGTCGCGTCGCTCGCGGCGCGGCCGGCGGCGCGGGGCGCGCACCGGGGGCGACGGCGCCGATGGGGGCGCCGCCGGGTCGGACGCGCCCGATGCACCCGCGTCCGCGCCGAGCGCCGAGACGCCGTGA
- a CDS encoding ABC transporter ATP-binding protein has protein sequence MAEPILSVHDLRTYFYTGAGAARSVDGVSFDVMPGETLGLVGESGCGKSVTALSVLRLVRPPGRIEPGSRIEFEGRDLLALGERELREVRGDRVSMIFQEPMTALNPVFQVGEQIAEVVRVHGKGSRREAQDRAVEMLESVGIPDPARRAKQYPHELSGGMRQRVMIAMALVLNPAVVLADEPTTALDVTIQAQILELLADLQARLGTAIVMITHDLGVIAEIARRVVVMYAGEVVEQATVATLFETPHHPYTEGLMAAMPQLGGGMDRLNVIPGTVPPPTAWPVGCRFHDRCPYAWERCVREHPPLYALGDGHVSRCHLAEEPERRGQRHLPLAAQQSA, from the coding sequence ATGGCCGAGCCCATCCTGTCCGTCCACGACCTGCGCACCTACTTCTACACGGGTGCGGGCGCGGCGCGCTCCGTGGACGGCGTGTCGTTCGACGTGATGCCGGGAGAGACGCTCGGACTCGTGGGCGAGAGCGGCTGCGGCAAGTCGGTCACCGCGCTGTCCGTGCTCCGCCTCGTGCGGCCGCCGGGGCGCATCGAGCCCGGGAGCCGCATCGAGTTCGAGGGGCGCGACCTGCTGGCGCTCGGCGAGCGCGAGCTGCGCGAGGTGCGCGGCGACCGCGTGTCGATGATCTTCCAGGAGCCGATGACGGCGCTCAACCCGGTGTTCCAGGTTGGGGAGCAGATCGCCGAGGTCGTGCGCGTGCACGGCAAGGGCTCGCGCCGCGAGGCGCAGGACCGCGCCGTCGAGATGCTGGAGAGCGTCGGCATCCCCGACCCCGCGCGCCGCGCGAAGCAGTATCCGCACGAGCTCTCCGGCGGCATGCGCCAGCGCGTGATGATCGCCATGGCGCTCGTGCTGAACCCCGCCGTCGTCCTCGCCGACGAGCCGACCACCGCGCTCGACGTCACGATCCAGGCGCAGATCCTCGAGCTGCTCGCCGATCTGCAGGCGCGCCTCGGCACCGCGATCGTGATGATCACCCACGACCTCGGCGTCATCGCCGAGATCGCGCGTCGCGTCGTGGTGATGTACGCCGGCGAGGTCGTCGAGCAGGCGACGGTCGCCACGCTGTTCGAGACGCCGCACCACCCGTACACCGAAGGGCTCATGGCGGCGATGCCGCAGCTCGGCGGCGGCATGGACCGGCTCAACGTGATCCCCGGCACCGTGCCGCCGCCCACCGCGTGGCCCGTGGGGTGCCGCTTCCACGACCGCTGCCCGTACGCGTGGGAGCGCTGCGTGCGCGAGCACCCGCCGCTCTACGCGCTCGGCGACGGCCACGTCTCGCGCTGCCATCTCGCCGAAGAGCCCGAGCGCCGCGGACAGCGGCACCTCCCGCTCGCCGCGCAGCAGTCCGCATGA
- a CDS encoding peptide MFS transporter codes for MSAPVSERPPRRAAQETGVATDSPPPLPSADRSFFGHPRGLPTVFFTEMWERFSYYGLRPLLILFMSAALADGGFGFERSQASAIVGIYAACVYLASLPGGWVADRLLGLRRAIMLGAVLITCGHLSIGLSGFAVSKVPFFLGLVLIVLGTGLLKPNISAIVGDLYPEGGARRDAGFSIFYMGINLGAFFGQIVTGALGEKVGWHWGFGAAGVGMLAGLLTFAARQRSTLGNLGTEPSRHPDPVIDARQKSRGRMILFGGLGVLALVFALAATGAVTIDAQAIGRSMTYVLVGLAVVYFAGIYATGNLSSDEKKRIAVIFVLFVFASAFWGAFEQAPTSLNLFAKDFTNRTFFGWEVPALWFQSINSLFIIIFAPVFAAVWVGMAKRGMELSSPSKFTLGLLLAAAGFAIMIPAANMIVASGGTLKVSAWWLTISYLLQTLGELSLSPVGLSSMTKLSPRKYVGQMMGIWFLAASVGNLIAGLVGGSVDPEKLEQTPVLFTGTTIALLASAAVLGALIIPIRRMMANVGDVKA; via the coding sequence GTGTCCGCACCCGTCAGCGAGCGCCCGCCCCGCCGCGCCGCGCAAGAGACCGGCGTCGCCACCGACAGCCCGCCGCCGCTCCCCAGCGCCGACCGCAGCTTCTTCGGCCACCCGCGAGGGCTGCCCACCGTCTTCTTCACGGAGATGTGGGAGCGGTTCTCGTACTACGGGCTGCGGCCGCTGCTCATCCTGTTCATGTCCGCTGCGCTCGCGGACGGCGGCTTCGGCTTCGAGCGCAGCCAGGCGTCGGCCATCGTCGGCATCTACGCGGCGTGCGTGTATCTCGCGTCGCTTCCCGGCGGATGGGTCGCGGACCGGCTGCTCGGGCTGCGGCGCGCGATCATGCTCGGCGCGGTGCTGATCACCTGCGGCCACCTGTCGATCGGGCTGTCCGGCTTCGCGGTGAGCAAGGTGCCGTTCTTCCTCGGCCTCGTGCTGATCGTGTTAGGCACCGGCCTGCTGAAGCCGAACATCTCGGCCATCGTCGGCGATCTGTATCCGGAAGGCGGCGCGCGGCGCGACGCGGGCTTCTCGATCTTCTACATGGGGATCAACCTCGGCGCGTTCTTCGGCCAGATCGTCACCGGCGCGCTCGGCGAGAAGGTGGGCTGGCACTGGGGCTTCGGCGCCGCGGGCGTCGGCATGCTCGCCGGTCTCCTCACGTTCGCCGCGCGGCAGCGCTCCACGCTCGGCAACCTCGGCACCGAGCCGTCGCGCCACCCGGATCCCGTGATCGATGCGCGGCAGAAGAGCCGCGGCAGGATGATCCTGTTCGGTGGACTCGGCGTGCTCGCCCTCGTCTTCGCGCTTGCCGCCACCGGCGCGGTCACCATCGACGCGCAGGCGATCGGCAGGAGCATGACGTACGTGCTCGTCGGCCTCGCGGTCGTGTACTTCGCCGGCATCTACGCGACGGGCAACCTCTCGAGCGACGAGAAGAAGCGCATCGCGGTGATCTTCGTGCTGTTCGTGTTCGCCTCCGCGTTCTGGGGCGCGTTCGAGCAGGCGCCGACGTCGCTCAACCTGTTCGCGAAGGACTTCACGAACCGCACGTTCTTCGGCTGGGAGGTCCCCGCGCTCTGGTTCCAGTCGATCAACTCGCTGTTCATCATCATCTTCGCGCCGGTGTTCGCCGCGGTGTGGGTCGGCATGGCGAAGCGCGGCATGGAGCTCTCGAGCCCCTCGAAGTTCACGCTCGGCCTGCTGCTCGCCGCCGCCGGCTTCGCGATCATGATCCCCGCCGCGAACATGATCGTCGCGAGCGGCGGCACGCTGAAGGTCTCGGCGTGGTGGCTGACGATCAGCTACCTGCTGCAGACGCTCGGCGAGCTGTCGCTGAGCCCCGTCGGGCTGTCGTCGATGACGAAGCTCTCGCCGCGCAAGTACGTCGGTCAGATGATGGGCATCTGGTTCCTCGCCGCGTCGGTCGGCAACCTGATCGCGGGACTCGTCGGCGGCAGCGTGGATCCCGAGAAGCTCGAGCAGACGCCGGTGCTGTTCACCGGCACGACGATCGCCCTCCTGGCCTCCGCCGCGGTGCTCGGCGCGCTCATCATCCCCATTCGCCGCATGATGGCGAACGTGGGGGACGTCAAAGCGTAG
- a CDS encoding ABC transporter permease, whose amino-acid sequence MRATRATRLAAAFQRLRRDPAAIAALGLLATFALLALFAPLVAPYNPSAQPDPVALQNRPPSLAHPLGTDPFSRDVLSRVLYGARVSLGVGVLAALLSTTVGAAYGAIAAWLGGLADAAMMRLVDAFLGIPRVLLLLAVVALWGHVSTVALVLLIAGTGWFGTSRLARAEVRSLREREFVHAARALGAGESRLLARHVVPHLGPLLLVAATLAVGNVIALEAGLSYLGLGVQPPQASWGSIMQDGADYVTTAWWTTAAPGILIVVTVLAVNVLGDGLRDALDPRE is encoded by the coding sequence ATGCGCGCCACCCGCGCCACCCGCCTCGCGGCGGCGTTCCAGCGACTGCGCCGGGATCCGGCGGCGATCGCGGCACTCGGCCTGCTGGCGACGTTCGCGCTGCTCGCGCTGTTCGCGCCGCTCGTCGCGCCGTACAACCCCTCGGCGCAGCCGGATCCGGTCGCGCTGCAGAACCGCCCGCCGTCGCTCGCCCATCCGCTCGGCACGGATCCATTCAGCCGCGACGTGCTGAGTCGCGTGCTCTACGGCGCGCGCGTGTCGCTCGGCGTCGGCGTGCTCGCGGCACTGCTCTCCACCACCGTCGGCGCGGCGTACGGCGCGATCGCGGCGTGGCTCGGCGGGCTCGCCGACGCGGCGATGATGCGGCTCGTCGACGCGTTCCTCGGCATCCCGCGCGTGCTGCTGCTGCTCGCCGTGGTCGCGCTGTGGGGCCACGTGTCGACGGTCGCGCTCGTGCTGCTCATCGCGGGCACCGGATGGTTCGGCACGAGCCGGCTCGCGCGCGCCGAGGTGCGCTCGCTGCGCGAGCGCGAGTTCGTGCACGCCGCGCGCGCGCTCGGCGCCGGCGAGTCGCGGCTGCTCGCGCGCCACGTCGTGCCGCATCTCGGCCCGCTGCTCCTCGTCGCCGCCACGCTCGCCGTCGGCAACGTCATCGCGCTCGAGGCGGGGCTGTCCTACCTCGGCCTCGGCGTGCAGCCGCCGCAGGCGAGCTGGGGGAGCATCATGCAGGACGGCGCCGACTACGTGACCACCGCATGGTGGACCACCGCCGCGCCCGGGATCCTCATCGTCGTCACGGTGCTCGCGGTGAACGTGCTGGGCGATGGCCTGCGGGATGCTCTGGACCCCCGCGAGTGA